One genomic window of Ornithorhynchus anatinus isolate Pmale09 chromosome 12, mOrnAna1.pri.v4, whole genome shotgun sequence includes the following:
- the GABRA4 gene encoding gamma-aminobutyric acid receptor subunit alpha-4 isoform X1, giving the protein MRSIRFGGGLRIFCSWRNASGNAHLYGPTAGEWFVSPTRNSSWSDREFELKPWQKSRNCFSEPQKEDRACPENFTRILDSLLDGYDNRLRPGFGGPVTEVQTDIYVTSFGPVSDVDMEYTMDVFFRQTWVDPRLRYDGPVEILRLNNLMVTKVWTPDTFFRNGKKSVSHNMTAPNKLFRIMRNGTVLYTMRLTISAECPMRLVDFPMDGHACPLKFGSYAYPKTEVVYAWTKGPEKSVEVPKESSSLVQYDLVGQTVSSETVKSITGEYVVMTVFFHLRRKMGYFMIQTYIPCIMTVILSQVSFWINKESVPARTVFGITTVLTMTTLSISARHSLPKVSYATAMDWFIAVCFAFVFSALIEFAAVNYFTNVQMEKAKRKPPKPRPEPPAHPGQRDKGLEGPVQSPEPGSNVRKRTNVSGPPDTDAGSRPEQGTRSPAATPSPVALPAARACPASSPNPFSRLQVAETLSAARALTPTAPRTPNRAGPAPCSPPAGSPATVRAPPTRSPATTAAPAASGQPSASTPAPAPTPAPPPPGSGTSKIDKYARILFPVAFGAFNMVYWVVYLSKDTVERAEGTL; this is encoded by the exons CTTCAGCGAACCCCAGAAGGAGGACAGAGCCTGCCCGGAGAATTTCACCCGCATCCTGGACAGCCTGCTCGACGGTTACGATAACCGGCTGCGACCCGGATTTGGGG GTCCCGTCACGGAAGTCCAAACAGACATCTACGTCACGAGCTTCGGGCCCGTGTCTGATGTGGACATG GAGTACACCATGGACGTGTTCTTCCGGCAGACGTGGGTGGACCCGCGGCTCAGGTACGACGGCCCAGTCGAGATCCTGCGGCTCAACAACCTCATGGTGACCAAAGTGTGGACCCCCGACACCTTCTTCCGCAACGGCAAGAAATCCGTCTCGCACAACATGACGGCCCCCAACAAGCTATTCCGGATCATGCGGAACGGCACGGTCCTGTACACCATGCG GCTCACCATCAGTGCCGAGTGCCCCATGAGACTGGTGGACTTCCCCATGGATGGCCACGCGTGCCCCCTGAAGTTTGGGAGCT ATGCGTACCCAAAGACCGAGGTGGTCTACGCTTGGACGAAGGGGCCCGAGAAGTCGGTGGAAGTCCCCAAGGAGTCTTCCAGTCTGGTCCAGTATGACCTGGTTGGGCAGACTGTGTCCAGCGAGACCGTGAAGTCCATTACCG GTGAATACGTTGTCATGACGGTTTTCTTCCACCTGCGACGGAAGATGGGCTACTTCATGATTCAGACGTACATTCCCTGCATCATGACTGTGATCCTGTCTCAAGTTTCCTTCTGGATCAATAAGGAGTCAGTTCCAGCCCGCACCGTATTTG GAATCACCACGGTCCTGACCATGACGACCCTGAGCATCAGCGCCCGCCACTCCCTCCCCAAAGTGTCCTATGCCACCGCCATGGATTGGTTCATCGCCGTCTGCTTCGCCTTCGTCTTCTCCGCCCTGATCGAGTTCGCCGCCGTCAACTACTTCACCAACGTCCAGATGGAAAAGGCCAAGAGGAAGCCGCCCAAGCCACGCCCGGAGCCGCCCGCCCACCCTGGCCAGCGAGACAAGGGCCTGGAGGGGCCAGTCCAG AGTCCAGAGCCTGGCTCAAACGTGAGGAAGCGCACCAACGTCTCGGGGCCGCCCGACACGGATGCCGGCAGCCGGCCGGAGCAGGGGACCCGTTCTCCCGCGGCCACTCCGAGCCCCGtggccctccccgccgcccgcgccTGCCCGGCCTCCAGCCCAAACCCCTTCAGCCGCCTGCAGGTGGCGGAGACGCTGTCCGCCGCCCGGGCGCtgacccccaccgccccccgcacGCCCAACCGTGCTGGCCCCGCACCCTGCTCCCCTCCCGCTGGCTCTCCGGCCACGGTCCGTGCCCCTCCAACACGGTCTCCGGCCACCACCGCTGCACCGGCCGCCTCTGGCCAGCCCTCAGCCAgcaccccagcccccgcccccacgcccgcccccccgccgcctggCTCTGGCACCAGCAAGATCGACAAGTATGCCCGCATTCTCTTCCCCGTGGCATTTGGGGCCTTCAACATGGTCTACTGGGTAGTCTACCTGTCCAAGGACACCGTAGAGAGGGCTGAGGGCACGCTGTAG
- the GABRA4 gene encoding gamma-aminobutyric acid receptor subunit alpha-4 isoform X2 → MGPAAKEPVLALALAMPRGVALALLLLLRLAACFSEPQKEDRACPENFTRILDSLLDGYDNRLRPGFGGPVTEVQTDIYVTSFGPVSDVDMEYTMDVFFRQTWVDPRLRYDGPVEILRLNNLMVTKVWTPDTFFRNGKKSVSHNMTAPNKLFRIMRNGTVLYTMRLTISAECPMRLVDFPMDGHACPLKFGSYAYPKTEVVYAWTKGPEKSVEVPKESSSLVQYDLVGQTVSSETVKSITGEYVVMTVFFHLRRKMGYFMIQTYIPCIMTVILSQVSFWINKESVPARTVFGITTVLTMTTLSISARHSLPKVSYATAMDWFIAVCFAFVFSALIEFAAVNYFTNVQMEKAKRKPPKPRPEPPAHPGQRDKGLEGPVQSPEPGSNVRKRTNVSGPPDTDAGSRPEQGTRSPAATPSPVALPAARACPASSPNPFSRLQVAETLSAARALTPTAPRTPNRAGPAPCSPPAGSPATVRAPPTRSPATTAAPAASGQPSASTPAPAPTPAPPPPGSGTSKIDKYARILFPVAFGAFNMVYWVVYLSKDTVERAEGTL, encoded by the exons ATGGGCCCCGCCGCCAAGGAGCCGGTcctcgccctcgccctcgccATGCCCCGCGGCGTGGCGCtcgccctcctgctcctcctccgcctggcGGCCTG CTTCAGCGAACCCCAGAAGGAGGACAGAGCCTGCCCGGAGAATTTCACCCGCATCCTGGACAGCCTGCTCGACGGTTACGATAACCGGCTGCGACCCGGATTTGGGG GTCCCGTCACGGAAGTCCAAACAGACATCTACGTCACGAGCTTCGGGCCCGTGTCTGATGTGGACATG GAGTACACCATGGACGTGTTCTTCCGGCAGACGTGGGTGGACCCGCGGCTCAGGTACGACGGCCCAGTCGAGATCCTGCGGCTCAACAACCTCATGGTGACCAAAGTGTGGACCCCCGACACCTTCTTCCGCAACGGCAAGAAATCCGTCTCGCACAACATGACGGCCCCCAACAAGCTATTCCGGATCATGCGGAACGGCACGGTCCTGTACACCATGCG GCTCACCATCAGTGCCGAGTGCCCCATGAGACTGGTGGACTTCCCCATGGATGGCCACGCGTGCCCCCTGAAGTTTGGGAGCT ATGCGTACCCAAAGACCGAGGTGGTCTACGCTTGGACGAAGGGGCCCGAGAAGTCGGTGGAAGTCCCCAAGGAGTCTTCCAGTCTGGTCCAGTATGACCTGGTTGGGCAGACTGTGTCCAGCGAGACCGTGAAGTCCATTACCG GTGAATACGTTGTCATGACGGTTTTCTTCCACCTGCGACGGAAGATGGGCTACTTCATGATTCAGACGTACATTCCCTGCATCATGACTGTGATCCTGTCTCAAGTTTCCTTCTGGATCAATAAGGAGTCAGTTCCAGCCCGCACCGTATTTG GAATCACCACGGTCCTGACCATGACGACCCTGAGCATCAGCGCCCGCCACTCCCTCCCCAAAGTGTCCTATGCCACCGCCATGGATTGGTTCATCGCCGTCTGCTTCGCCTTCGTCTTCTCCGCCCTGATCGAGTTCGCCGCCGTCAACTACTTCACCAACGTCCAGATGGAAAAGGCCAAGAGGAAGCCGCCCAAGCCACGCCCGGAGCCGCCCGCCCACCCTGGCCAGCGAGACAAGGGCCTGGAGGGGCCAGTCCAG AGTCCAGAGCCTGGCTCAAACGTGAGGAAGCGCACCAACGTCTCGGGGCCGCCCGACACGGATGCCGGCAGCCGGCCGGAGCAGGGGACCCGTTCTCCCGCGGCCACTCCGAGCCCCGtggccctccccgccgcccgcgccTGCCCGGCCTCCAGCCCAAACCCCTTCAGCCGCCTGCAGGTGGCGGAGACGCTGTCCGCCGCCCGGGCGCtgacccccaccgccccccgcacGCCCAACCGTGCTGGCCCCGCACCCTGCTCCCCTCCCGCTGGCTCTCCGGCCACGGTCCGTGCCCCTCCAACACGGTCTCCGGCCACCACCGCTGCACCGGCCGCCTCTGGCCAGCCCTCAGCCAgcaccccagcccccgcccccacgcccgcccccccgccgcctggCTCTGGCACCAGCAAGATCGACAAGTATGCCCGCATTCTCTTCCCCGTGGCATTTGGGGCCTTCAACATGGTCTACTGGGTAGTCTACCTGTCCAAGGACACCGTAGAGAGGGCTGAGGGCACGCTGTAG